In the Helianthus annuus cultivar XRQ/B chromosome 11, HanXRQr2.0-SUNRISE, whole genome shotgun sequence genome, one interval contains:
- the LOC110889139 gene encoding 40S ribosomal protein S25 codes for MAPKKEKAPPPSSKPAKSGGGKQKKKKWSKGKQKEKVNNMVLFDKATYDKLLSEAPKFKLITPSILSDRLRINGSLARKAIKDLMARGAIRMVSAHASQQIYTRATNT; via the exons ATG GCGCCGAAGAAGGAGAAGGCTCCGCCACCGTCATCTAAGCCGGCCAAATCAGGTGGTGGAAAGCAGAAAAAGAAg AAGTGGAGCAAAGGAAAGCAAAAGGAGAAGGTCAACAACATGGTTTTGTTTGATAAGGCAACATATGACAAGCTTCTTTCTGAAGCTCCAAAATTCAAACTCATCACTCCTTCCATCTTGTCAGACAGATTAAGG ATTAATGGTTCCTTGGCGCGCAAGGCAATCAAGGATTTGATGGCAAGAGGTGCGATAAGGATGGTATCTGCTCATGCTAGCCAACAGATCTACACCAGGGCTACCAATACTTGA
- the LOC110889138 gene encoding serine/threonine-protein kinase pakA-like yields MHSNPTINNDHDHDHNNKSNGLSSISPQDSPDFDPSEIVLADEPAAEAAGSENNPPDSFWVSHKNVTDWLNHNTFIERKASVKMVTGSRKFEPGQTRSNQRSVSFNNKPQATIIGFRQKPVHGSDGKSKQTDRSDHLRLFKNRSVPGKSSGGPVPEPRSPRVSCMGRVGSMRSRARRTGFWKKVKTAILNRVRTNKVR; encoded by the coding sequence ATGCATTCAAACCCCACAATCAACAACGATCATGATCATGATCACAACAACAAATCCAACGGTCTGAGTTCAATCTCCCCACAAGACTCCCCAGATTTCGATCCTAGCGAGATTGTTTTAGCCGACGAACCGGCCGCTGAGGCGGCCGGTTCGGAAAACAACCCGCCGGACTCGTTCTGGGTGAGCCACAAAAACGTAACCGATTGGTTAAACCACAATACGTTCATCGAACGCAAAGCGTCGGTCAAAATGGTGACCGGTTCAAGAAAATTTGAACCGGGTCAAACCCGGTCTAACCAACGCTCCGTTTCGTTTAATAATAAACCGCAGGCTACGATAATCGGGTTTAGACAAAAGCCGGTTCATGGGTCTGATGGGAAGTCTAAACAGACCGACCGGTCGGATCACCTTCGGTTGTTTAAAAACCGGTCGGTTCCCGGGAAGAGTTCGGGTGGGCCGGTTCCGGAGCCCCGGTCGCCGAGAGTTTCGTGtatgggtcgggtcgggtcaatGAGAAGCCGGGCTAGACGGACCGGGTTTTGGAAGAAAGTTAAGACGGCTATTTTGAACCGGGTTCGGACGAATAAGGTTCGTTGA